A segment of the Lycium barbarum isolate Lr01 chromosome 7, ASM1917538v2, whole genome shotgun sequence genome:
TCAGTTCAGAAACCCTTCGTACATGCCGAGCTTAATGCTGAATCAGTGGTATGAGGAAAATAACTGCCTTTCTTATGCTGAATCAAGGAGAATAATTTCTTCATCCCATCCACAGCCTAAAGTTCCAAGCACATTCACGATTTCCTCAATTCTTGAGTTAGAGAAATTGCCAATTGTGAACTTTTCAACAACTCCCTTCACTTCAATGAGACTATGACCAGCCTCCTTCTTTAAACCACAACTCTTTAACATTTTTCTTGCCTCTGCTACACTATCCCACTTCTCGTCTGAAGCATATAAGTTTGATAACAAAACATAAGGTGAAGTAGAAACTGGCTGAAGCTGTAGGAGTTTTTTAGCCATTCTTTCCCCAATTACAACATCACCATGCAGCCGACAAGCTGAAAGTAAGCAACCTAAAATAACTGAATCATTCCCAAAGGGGTACCTTTGCATGTATTCTTCAGCATCTTTCAGTCTCCCAGCTCGTCCTAGCAAATCAATGAGGCAAGAGAAATGTTCAATATCAGGAGTAACTCCATAAATCTCATTCATGGTATTGAAGTAATCTAGGCCCTCATTTACAAGCCCTGCATGATTGCAAGCGATTAGAAGTTCGAGAAATGTGACAGAATCAGGCTTTAAACCAACACTCTTCATCTCCTCGAACAATTTTATAACTTCTTTTCCATGGCCATGGTTAGCAAATCCAGCAATGACGCTATTCCACGAGACAAGATTATGACAAGTCATTAGCCTAAAAGCTGTATATGCATACCGAATACAGCCACATTTAGCATACATGTTCACAAGGGCATTGCCAACACCAATATCTACATTTGAGTTTGTTCTAATAAGATGAGCATGTATTTGCCGCCCAAATTGCATAGAACCCATGCCAGCAGAAGCAGAAAGCAGACTAGCATAGGTAAACTCATCAGGCCTTCCATCAAAATATTCTACCATCTCTTTGAAAATAACCAAAGCCTTCGAATGATCATCACAACGAGAACAAGCAGCAATGAAAGTATTCCATGAAATGACATCTTTCTCTTTGATTGTTCTGAAAACTTTGTCAGCTTCATCTAACAAGTTTAAATTCGAGTACATTGTCATTATTATATTTCCTATAAAGGCAGTCCCGTCAAGATTGAGCTTGATCGTTTGACTATGCAATTGCATTCCTTTTCCCAAATCATCAGTTCCTAATAAACCCACAAAGGTGAAGCGGTCCGGCACCAATCCTTGTTGGCACATACTTTTGTAGACTTCAAATGCTTTCTCTCTTTGATTACTTTCTACCAAACCCATTATGATTGTGTTGTAAGAGACATCAGTTGGATTAGGTGATCTTGTGAAAACTGATAAAGCATCACTACATCGACCATTTTTCATGTACATTGAGATCAGCGAGTTGGACACAAACGAAATGGATGAACAGCCTAATTTGATAGACTGAGCATGTATTTGTTTACCAAGTTTCAGGGCCAAGAGATTAGCACATGAACTAAGAGCACTAGCAAGAACAAATTCATTGGGCTCTAGTGGCATTTGGGAGTAGAGGTTGA
Coding sequences within it:
- the LOC132603245 gene encoding pentatricopeptide repeat-containing protein At4g33170-like, which encodes MVPEILGSLLHHCSKTKAFHYGLSLHAAAIKSGLQGDVFISNHILNMYAKCGNINFASQVFNEMSKRNLVTWSAMISGYDQDGKHLMAINLYSQMPLEPNEFVLASALSSCANLLALKLGKQIHAQSIKLGCSSISFVSNSLISMYMKNGRCSDALSVFTRSPNPTDVSYNTIIMGLVESNQREKAFEVYKSMCQQGLVPDRFTFVGLLGTDDLGKGMQLHSQTIKLNLDGTAFIGNIIMTMYSNLNLLDEADKVFRTIKEKDVISWNTFIAACSRCDDHSKALVIFKEMVEYFDGRPDEFTYASLLSASAGMGSMQFGRQIHAHLIRTNSNVDIGVGNALVNMYAKCGCIRYAYTAFRLMTCHNLVSWNSVIAGFANHGHGKEVIKLFEEMKSVGLKPDSVTFLELLIACNHAGLVNEGLDYFNTMNEIYGVTPDIEHFSCLIDLLGRAGRLKDAEEYMQRYPFGNDSVILGCLLSACRLHGDVVIGERMAKKLLQLQPVSTSPYVLLSNLYASDEKWDSVAEARKMLKSCGLKKEAGHSLIEVKGVVEKFTIGNFSNSRIEEIVNVLGTLGCGWDEEIILLDSA